A window of Marinitoga sp. 38H-ov contains these coding sequences:
- a CDS encoding carbohydrate ABC transporter permease has translation MKKLNSHIFHIFMFGLAILWLYPYIWLVMASIKPSNEIYTKFWPTHFTLDHFKFILESAEKMDRPFIRAFFNSLFVSVTVTVSVVLTSSTISYALSKLRFRGRNKIFDFLIFQMVFPGFMFTIPMYILIRNLGLLNTYSALILPSLMSGWGIFMITQSYKGTPNDYIEAAKIDGATDLWIIFKIMIPLNKSVVAIVSLFTFIGIWDNFMWPLIVIKDYNKMPLSVLLASFNHQYGAYIGPVLAGSVIQTIPMVILFLIFRKYFLQGISITLK, from the coding sequence ATGAAGAAATTAAATAGTCATATTTTCCACATATTTATGTTTGGGCTAGCTATATTATGGCTTTATCCATATATATGGTTAGTAATGGCCTCAATAAAACCATCTAATGAGATTTATACAAAATTTTGGCCTACACATTTTACTTTAGACCATTTTAAATTTATTTTAGAAAGCGCTGAAAAAATGGATCGTCCATTTATTAGAGCATTTTTTAATAGTTTATTTGTTTCTGTTACAGTAACAGTATCAGTTGTTTTAACCTCATCTACTATATCTTATGCGCTATCTAAACTTAGATTTAGAGGTAGAAATAAAATTTTTGATTTTTTAATATTTCAAATGGTTTTTCCTGGTTTTATGTTTACAATTCCAATGTATATATTAATAAGAAATTTAGGATTACTAAATACCTATTCAGCATTGATTTTACCTAGTTTAATGAGTGGTTGGGGAATTTTTATGATTACACAAAGTTATAAGGGGACACCAAACGATTATATAGAAGCAGCAAAAATTGATGGTGCAACAGATTTATGGATAATATTTAAAATAATGATACCTTTAAATAAATCAGTTGTGGCTATAGTTTCATTATTTACATTTATTGGTATATGGGATAATTTTATGTGGCCATTAATAGTAATAAAAGATTATAATAAAATGCCATTATCTGTTTTATTAGCAAGTTTTAATCATCAATATGGGGCGTATATTGGACCAGTATTAGCAGGATCAGTTATACAGACTATACCGATGGTTATATTATTTTTGATATTTAGAAAATATTTCTTACAGGGAATTTCAATTACTTTAAAGTGA
- a CDS encoding glycosidase → MDLKLKRHPLNPLFSPNPNHLWESRFVFNPAVVYDGELFHMLYRAQGEDMVSRMGYAVSTDGIHFNRMEKPVFEPEDITEMYGVEDPRLTYIDGKYYMCYTAYSPTNISVAMASTTNFFNWERYGIVLPETPNKDAAILPEKINGKYVMFHRLEPDIWLAFSDDLKTWGDYVSIAKPREGYWDDVKIGIAGPPIKTEYGWLLLYHGVQNAPRLIYRLGFMLLDLNDPTKVLKRSEKPILEPEEPWEKFGGVPMVVFSDAMVEYKDQYYVYYGAADNYIALATISKEEVYKWIKE, encoded by the coding sequence TTGGATTTGAAATTAAAAAGGCATCCATTAAATCCCCTATTTTCTCCTAATCCAAATCATTTATGGGAATCAAGATTTGTATTTAATCCTGCAGTTGTATATGATGGAGAATTATTTCATATGTTGTATAGAGCTCAAGGGGAAGATATGGTATCAAGAATGGGTTATGCTGTAAGTACTGATGGTATTCATTTTAATAGGATGGAAAAACCAGTTTTTGAACCTGAAGACATAACAGAAATGTATGGTGTAGAAGATCCAAGGCTTACATACATTGATGGGAAATATTATATGTGTTATACAGCATACTCTCCAACAAATATTAGTGTAGCTATGGCATCTACAACAAACTTTTTTAATTGGGAAAGATATGGAATAGTATTACCAGAAACTCCTAACAAAGATGCTGCTATTTTACCAGAAAAAATAAATGGAAAATATGTTATGTTTCATAGGTTGGAACCAGATATTTGGTTAGCCTTTTCAGATGATTTGAAGACATGGGGAGATTATGTAAGTATAGCAAAACCTAGAGAAGGTTATTGGGATGATGTAAAAATAGGTATTGCAGGTCCTCCAATTAAAACAGAATATGGTTGGTTATTATTATATCATGGTGTTCAAAATGCTCCAAGATTAATTTATAGATTAGGTTTTATGTTATTAGATTTAAATGATCCTACAAAGGTATTAAAAAGATCAGAAAAACCTATTTTAGAACCAGAAGAACCTTGGGAAAAATTTGGAGGAGTGCCAATGGTAGTATTTTCTGATGCTATGGTTGAATATAAGGATCAGTATTATGTATATTATGGTGCTGCAGATAATTATATTGCATTAGCTACAATTTCAAAAGAAGAAGTTTATAAGTGGATTAAAGAATAA